In the Pseudoliparis swirei isolate HS2019 ecotype Mariana Trench chromosome 19, NWPU_hadal_v1, whole genome shotgun sequence genome, one interval contains:
- the ppargc1b gene encoding LOW QUALITY PROTEIN: peroxisome proliferator-activated receptor gamma coactivator 1-beta (The sequence of the model RefSeq protein was modified relative to this genomic sequence to represent the inferred CDS: inserted 1 base in 1 codon) yields the protein MADCAPLLDEELSSFVFNYLTENSGSQYGEEEVCSDRLDNDFPDIDLSQLDTSDFDSVNCLSELQWCNDQPAGASPASIRYSAADELFEIEEENAALLAALTDSLDGMVDAEVGGLSVFPALGEGPDGEGDDEDDDLPLDFSQSMGAETDDPSLLKQLLLTPPNVPAAATTTAAAAAHKQRAHGHRYSNRSLQLRPTRPPVKSDLRQDRKPRAVRPAGRLCTELHRHLTTAPDTEEDEEEEEEDDEDDSESEDDDEEEEESSGGEVECAAAATPTPPPASAPPAEPAPPQFGSEKELRSVVELITYMHTYCLPARKQQGWERKERDAPRPRARAEAPRPAAARVVLVGGAAPRRLPFARRREAKADSLLRELLQQSGCYDVSQPYRLHGPPYAHPHGAARPAHAGAARSAAPKPSAWRKDSSSPERRSRSHEALRSHEDAEAAAEDGGSFSVRRSRRLASFPSRFAERLRPGRARDGERREEREAKLLLTHAGGRTTATERLAASSERDEPCCHHEKRGCLCLTFDPKTTGESQYSTKPFEQTLGVDLCGTAGLTPPTTPPHKPVEDELFKPAEGGKDEGGGDLSASSAAASSRPSRAPHRQRKLPQQTELYAQLRRTGQAGDDTHRAFGDHDYCALSLGESRERSAAMLGAILQAQGGGRPARDAEDRAAXRRTDGGGERTAASGGGGQPERQSAAPAVSPSTPLPISTATASAATPPVSEEEAERSSASRSPSPILHLRADSPASKTDSSENSEICPDDKQRNKAKSDEDNCQVFYIHNLPTSVTQNMLRKRFQVFGKPEDCKVIICNEERCGVIKIRQTGVQKHWRERETVFQNEPPGLRRLARKRYIDLDEAGPGPVKSKYDALDFDTLLKEAQKSLHR from the exons tatggggaggaggaggtgtgttcggACCGCTTGGACAATGACTTCCCGGACATCGACCTCTCCCAGCTGGACACCAGCGACTTCGACAGCGTCAACTGCCTCAGCGAGCTGCAGTGGTGCAACGACCAGCCGGCGGGCGCGTCGCCGGCCTCCATCCGCTACAGCGCGGCGGACGAGCTCTTCGAG ATAGAAGAGGAGAACGCGGCGCTGCTCGCCGCGCTGACCGACAGCCTGGACGGCATGGTGGACGCCGAGGTGGGCGGGCTCTCCGTCTTCCCCGCCCTCGGCGAGGGGCCCGACGGCGAGGGcgacgacgaggacgacgacCTGCCGCTCGACTTCAGCCAGTCCATGGGGGCGGAGACGGACGACCCCTCTCTG CTGAAGCAGCTCCTGCTGACTCCTCCCAACGTTCCCGCCGCCGCCAcgaccaccgccgccgccgccgcacacAAACAACGAGCCCACGGCCATCGCTATAGCAACAGAAGCCTGCAGCTCCGGCCCACGAGGCCCCCGGTCAAG AGCGACCTCCGTCAGGACCGGAAGCCCCGGGCGGTGCGCCCGGCGGGCCGCCTGTGCACCGAGCTCCACCGCCACCTCACCACGGCGCCGGAcacggaggaagacgaggaggaagaagaagaggacgacgaggacgacAGCGAATcggaggacgacgacgaggaggaggaggagtcctccGGCGGCGAGGTGGAGTGCGCGGCGGCCGCGACGCCGACCCCGCCGCCGGCGTCGGCGCCGCCCGCCGAGCCGGCGCCGCCTCAGTTCGGCTCCGAGAAGGAGCTGCGCTCGGTGGTGGAGCTCATCACCTACATGCACACCTACTGCCTCCCCGCGCGCAAGCAGCAGGGCTGGGAGCGCAAGGAGCGCGACGCGCCGCGGCCCCGCGCCCGCGCCGAGGCGCCGCGCCCCGCCGCCGCCAGGGTCGTCCTGGTGGGCGGCGCCGCCCCCAGGAGGCTGCCCTTCGCCAGGAGGCGGGAGGCGAAGGCCGACTCCCTCCTCCGCGAGCTCCTGCAGCAGAGCGGCTGCTACGACGTGAGCCAGCCTTACAGACTGCACGGCCCCCCCTACGCCCACCCGCACGGCGCCGCGAGGCCCGCCCACGCCGGCGCGGCCAGATCCGCCGCCCCGAAGCCCTCGGCGTGGCGTAAAGACTCCTCGTCCCCCGAGAGGAGAAGCCGCTCCCACGAGGCACTCCGGAGCCACGAGGAcgcggaggcggcggcggaggacgGCGGGTCCTTCTCCGTCCGGCGCTCGCGCCGCCTGGCGTCCTTCCCCAGCCGCTTCGCCGAGAGGCTGCGGCCCGGCCGGGCGAGGgacggggagaggagggaggagagggaggcgaaACTCCTGCTGACGCACGCCGGAGGCCGGACCACGGCGACGGAGCGGCTGGCGGCGAGCAGCGAGCGGGACGAACCGTGCTGCCACCACG AGAAGCGAGGCTGCCTCTGTCTGACCTTCGACCCCAAAACCACCgg GGAGTCCCAGTACAGCACCAAGCCCTTCGAGCAGACGCTCGGCGTGGATCTGTGTGGAACGGCAG GTCTGACTCCGCCCACCACCCCGCCCCACAAGCCGGTGGAGGACGAGCTCTTCAAACCGgcggagggaggaaaggacgaAGGCGGCGGCGACCTCTCGGCCTCGAGCGCCGCCGCCTCGTCCCGGCCGAGCCGCGCGCCGCACCGCCAGCGGAAGCTTCCGCAGCAGACGGAGCTGTACGCCCAGCTGCGGCGCACGGGCCAGGCGGGCGACGACACGCACCGCGCCTTCGGCGACCACGACTACTGCGCGCTGAGCCTCGGCGAGAGCCGCGAGCGCAGCGCCGCCATGCTGGGCGCCATCCTGCAGGCGCAGGGCGGCGGCCGGCCGGCCCGAGACGCCGAGGAccgggcgg ggcggcggaCGGACGGCGGCGGCGAGAGGACGGCGGCGTCGGGGGGCGGCGGGCAGCCAGAGCGGCAGAGCGCCGCGCCGGCGGTATCGCCGTCGACGCCGTTGCCGATATCGACGGCGACGGCGTCTGCCGCCACGCCGCCGGTCTCGGAGGAAGAGGCGGAGCGCTCGTCCGCGTCCCGCTCGCCCTCGCCCATCCTCCACCTCCGCGCCGACTCCCCCGCCAGCAAGACGGACTCCAG tgAGAACTCTGAGATCTGCCCCGACGACAAGCAGAGGAACAAAGCCAAGTCTGACGAG GACAACTGCCAGGTGTTCTACATCCACAACCTGCCGACCAGCGTGACCCAGAACATGCTGCGGAAACGCTTCCAGGTGTTCGGCAAACCCGAGGACTGCAAAGTCATCATCTGCAACGA GGAGCGCTGCGGGGTGATAAAGATCCGCCAGACGGGGGTCCAAAAGCACTGGAGGGAGCGGGAGACCGTTTTCCAGAACGAGCCCCCGGGCCTCAGGAGGCTGGCGAGGAAACGCTACATCGACCTCG ACGAGGCGGGTCCGGGTCCCGTGAAGAGCAAGTACGACGCCCTGGACTTCGACACTCTGCTGAAGGAGGCCCAGAAGTCCCTGCACCGCTGA